GGCATGAAGGTGTCACGGGAGGCTACCCTTAAGGTTAAAGGCTCTGTTCATCCATATGTCAGTCGTGGGGGCCTAAAGCTGGAGAAGGCTCTTCGCCAATTTAATATTGATCTTACGGGACGGACCATGCTGGACATCGGTGCTTCTACTGGAGGCTTCACGGATTGTGCACTTCAGAATGGAGTAAGTCATGTGTATGCGATTGATGTTGGCTATAATCAGCTGGATTGGTCGCTGCGCAATGATGAACGCGTTAGTGTCATGGAAAGAACGAATTTTCGATATATGACGCCTCCAGATTTGGAGGGTCCTGTTCCAGACTTCGCGAGTATTGATGTATCATTCATATCTTTAAAAATAATTCTCCCCCCGCTCAAAGCTTTGCTCAAGCGTCCGGCAGATATTGCTGCGCTGATCAAGCCACAGTTTGAGGCAGGACGCGAGAAGGTTGGTAAATCAGGTGTGATTCGTGATTCTGCTGTCCATAAAGAGGTATTGATTAATGTATTGACCATGGCTGCAGGGCTGGGCTACCAGCTTCAGGGATTAACCTTTTCACCGATTACAGGTGGAGAAGGCAATATTGAGTTTCTTGCTCACTGGAGATTAACGCCGGAAGTGGCGGAAGATGAAGAAGCGTTATTACAGTCGTCAGATGCAGCTTCCTCTGTTATACCAGTGGAGGATTTCCCATCCTTAGCGGATGAAGTGATTAAGCAAGCTACGGGTACCTTTAATGTAAATTCAACTCATGGAAACTCATCGCGCCGGTGAGTTTCTTTTTCCATATGGTTAATAATATCAATTATGCGGAAACCTCCTAAAAAGACTGCTCAGAAGAAGGATTTAGCATGGCTTCACGCGAATAAATCACCGAGGTGATTGATAGTGGCGGGTAGCTCTGACAAGGTCGTTATGGCGTTTATTGGAGTAGCATTATCGATTTTTATAATATATCGGATATATATATGGCTGCAAAGTTCTCCGCGTTCTTTTATGAAAGATCAGATCCCGTTTAATAAAGTGATTATTCCCCACCCTTCTATAGACATACTGGAGGATGAGGGGTATGAGGTTGTTGGAGGGAAGTTGAAAATCCCGTTGTCCTTCAACGTAAACGGGGCGCAGATGTATAGCCGGTTATTTATAGATTATTTGGCGACTAAGGAGGAAGGGTCGATATATTTGGTCATCCTTTCCAGACCGCGTAAACCTTTGGATTTCACAGGCAGTGGCTTACGAGATACCTTGCTTCCGTACTTACTGATTTATCCGGAATGTAGCGGAGTTTTGTATGTTAATACTGCAGCGAGGTCTATTCAAGTGATTAAGCTTGGCAGAGATGACGGAGAATCTAATTAAGTTCATATTTAACAGGAGGCAACAATGAAGGGACAACGACATATTAAGATACGCGAGATTATTACGCAAAAAGATATCGAGACACAGGACGAGCTAGTGGAAGCCTTACGTCAATCCGGTTTCCAGGTTACTCAAGCTACAGTGTCTCGAGATATTAAAGAGCTATTGCTCATCAAGGTTCCCATGGATGATGGAAGATACAAATATTCGCTTCCAACCGATCAGCGGTACAATCCAATACAGAAGCTGAAGCGCGTTCTGGTGGATAATTTTGTGCAGATCGATTCATCGGCTAATCTTGTGGTGATGAAATGCTTACCGGGGACGGCTAATTCAGTTGCAGCTCTGATTGATAATATTGATTGGCCACAAATTATGGGCACCATCTCTGGCGATGATACCATTCTTATTATTTGCCGCCAGCCTGAGGACAGTAAAAACGTAATTTCACAAATCATGGGTTACATTTCTTAAATTTTCCTTATCATCTTCTCGGAGGTGTTCTATTAGTGTTAGAAACCTTGTCAATCCGCAATCTAGCCGTCGTTGAGGCGGTAGATGTGCATTTTTATCCTGGCTTCCATGTGCTTACAGGGGAGACTGGGGCAGGTAAATCCATTATTATTGATGCGCTTGGACTGATTGCCGGAGGCCGCGGCTCCGCGGATTCTATTCGTTATGGCTGTGATAAAGCAGAGATGGAAGCGCTCTTCAGTCTTCCCAGCGGTCATCCCGTTTGGGATACTTTGGAGCGTCTTGGCATCCAGGCCCAGCGTGAGGAGCATCTTATTATACGTCGAGAGCTTAACTCTCAGGGGAAAAGTACATCACGTGTAAATGGAC
This window of the Paenibacillus sp. FSL R10-2734 genome carries:
- a CDS encoding TlyA family RNA methyltransferase, whose amino-acid sequence is MEHRKERIDVLLVEQGFYESREKAKAAIMAGLVLADEERIEKAGMKVSREATLKVKGSVHPYVSRGGLKLEKALRQFNIDLTGRTMLDIGASTGGFTDCALQNGVSHVYAIDVGYNQLDWSLRNDERVSVMERTNFRYMTPPDLEGPVPDFASIDVSFISLKIILPPLKALLKRPADIAALIKPQFEAGREKVGKSGVIRDSAVHKEVLINVLTMAAGLGYQLQGLTFSPITGGEGNIEFLAHWRLTPEVAEDEEALLQSSDAASSVIPVEDFPSLADEVIKQATGTFNVNSTHGNSSRR
- the argR gene encoding transcriptional regulator ArgR, translated to MKGQRHIKIREIITQKDIETQDELVEALRQSGFQVTQATVSRDIKELLLIKVPMDDGRYKYSLPTDQRYNPIQKLKRVLVDNFVQIDSSANLVVMKCLPGTANSVAALIDNIDWPQIMGTISGDDTILIICRQPEDSKNVISQIMGYIS